One Cyprinus carpio isolate SPL01 chromosome A16, ASM1834038v1, whole genome shotgun sequence genomic region harbors:
- the LOC109110055 gene encoding nuclear factor 7, ovary-like — MPNLNAVTKLSTYVTRPVTQRTPSKDFKHLHQLLYDEEKAMLAALRKEKNQKTQLMKNKIVKINEELLSLPKTIKELRDKLHSGDVQFLQSFKDMLERVQNMNQETETVRGGLINTAQYLGNLKFKVWSKIRESISYTPVVLDPNTANSQLILSEDLTCVRDRDEHEEEDIVGVQLPDNPERFDRCPCVLGSVGYSSGTHIWDVDVGDSTFWMLGVTTESAKRKGTNSLPSEVWCIGYDSNTLSLKAPQESCISLIWCEKPKQVRVNLDLDEGQISFSDPQRNTLSHIHNQIH; from the exons ATGCCAAATTTGAATGCAGTCACCAAGCTGAGCACATATGT CACCAGGCCAGTCACACAGAGAACTCCATCAAAGGACTTTAAGCATCTTCACCAGCTTTTATATGATGAAGAAAAAGCCATGCTTGCTGCCCTGAGGAAGGAAAAGAACCAGAAAacacagctcatgaaaaacaaaattgtgaAGATTAATGAAGAATTATTATCTCTGCCAAAAACTATCAAAGAACTGAGAGATAAATTGCATAGTGGGGACGTCCAGTTTCTTCAG AGCTTCAAGGACATGTTGGAGAG AGTCCAGAATATGAACCAAGAAACAGAAACAGTTCGAGGAGGGCTTATTAATACCGCACAATACCTGGGCAATTTGAAGTTCAAAGTGTGGTCGAAAATAAGAGAGTCTATCAGTTACA CTCCTGTGGTGCTCGACCCAAACACCGCTAATTCTCAGCTTATACTGTCTGAAGATCTGACATGTGTGAGGGACCGAGATGAGCATGAAGAGGAAGACATAGTTGGAGTGCAGCTTCCTGATAACCCGGAGAGGTTTGATAGGTGTCCCTGTGTTCTGGGCTCTGTGGGCTATTCCTCAGGGACACACATATGGGATGTAGATGTGGGAGACAGCACTTTCTGGATGCTGGGTGTCACTACAGAGTCTGCCAAGAGAAAAGGAACCAACAGCTTGCCCAGTGAGGTCTGGTGCATCGGCTATGACAGCAACACACTCAGTTTGAAGGCTCCTCAGGAGTCATGCATCTCTCTCATTTGGTGTGAGAAACCAAAGCAAGTGAGAGTGAATCTCGATTTAGATGAAGGACAGATTTCGTTTTCAGATCCTCAGCGAAACACACTATCACACATTCACAACCAGATACACTGA